From Streptomyces asiaticus, one genomic window encodes:
- a CDS encoding DEAD/DEAH box helicase, protein MSRSARSYRKKPAPSRSARPGRPRSTGGNDGGNEFALPPGSTPVLPAVASFSELDMPEELHKELAQQGVTVPFPIQAATLPNALTGRDVLGRGRTGSGKTLAFGLALLARTAGRRAEPGRPLALVLVPTRELAQQVTDALTPYARRLRLRPATVVGGMSINRQAEALRGGAEVVIATPGRLQDLIERGDCRLDQVDITVLDEADQMADMGFLPQVTRLLRQVPADGQRLLFSATLDHNIGQLVRQFLHDPAVHSLDPSAGAVTTMEHHVLHIADTDKRSVVTRVAARDGRVILFLDTKRGVDRLTRHLLTSGVRAAALHGGKSQPQRTRTLDHFKSGHVTVLVATNVAARGIHVDDLDLVVNVDPPADHKDYLHRGGRTARAGGSGSVITLVTPDQRRDMVRLMADAGITPRTARVHSADPELTRITGAQDPSGVPVTISAPVPPQPHRAGKPARRPARSRRPRR, encoded by the coding sequence TTGAGCCGTTCAGCCCGCTCGTACCGCAAAAAACCCGCGCCCTCCCGTTCCGCACGCCCCGGCCGCCCCCGCTCCACCGGCGGAAACGACGGCGGAAACGAATTCGCCCTGCCGCCCGGCTCCACCCCGGTGCTGCCCGCCGTCGCGTCGTTCTCCGAGCTCGACATGCCGGAGGAGCTGCACAAGGAGCTGGCCCAGCAGGGCGTCACCGTGCCCTTCCCGATCCAGGCGGCCACCCTCCCCAACGCCCTCACCGGCCGGGACGTCCTGGGCCGTGGCCGAACCGGCTCCGGCAAGACCCTCGCCTTCGGCCTCGCCCTGCTGGCCCGCACCGCCGGGCGGCGCGCGGAGCCCGGCCGTCCCCTCGCCCTGGTGCTGGTCCCCACCCGGGAGCTGGCCCAGCAGGTCACCGACGCGCTCACCCCCTATGCCCGGCGGCTGCGGCTGCGTCCGGCCACCGTGGTCGGCGGGATGTCGATCAACCGCCAGGCCGAGGCCCTGCGCGGCGGTGCGGAGGTGGTCATCGCGACCCCCGGACGCCTCCAGGACCTGATCGAACGCGGCGACTGCCGGCTGGACCAGGTGGACATCACGGTCCTCGACGAGGCCGACCAAATGGCCGACATGGGCTTCCTGCCCCAGGTCACCCGGCTGCTGCGGCAGGTCCCCGCCGACGGCCAGCGCCTGCTGTTCTCCGCGACCCTCGACCACAACATCGGCCAGTTGGTGCGCCAGTTCCTCCACGACCCGGCCGTGCACTCGCTGGACCCGTCCGCCGGTGCCGTCACCACGATGGAGCACCATGTACTGCACATCGCGGACACCGACAAGCGCTCCGTGGTCACCCGGGTCGCCGCCAGGGACGGCCGCGTCATCCTGTTCCTGGACACCAAGCGCGGCGTCGACCGGCTGACCCGTCATCTGCTGACCAGCGGCGTACGGGCGGCCGCGCTGCACGGCGGCAAGTCCCAGCCGCAGCGCACCCGGACCCTGGACCACTTCAAGTCCGGCCATGTCACCGTGCTGGTGGCCACGAACGTCGCCGCCCGGGGCATCCATGTGGACGATCTCGATCTCGTCGTCAATGTCGACCCGCCCGCCGACCACAAGGACTATCTGCACCGTGGCGGCCGTACCGCCCGTGCGGGCGGATCCGGCAGCGTCATCACGCTGGTCACTCCGGACCAGCGCCGGGACATGGTCCGTCTGATGGCCGACGCGGGCATCACCCCGCGGACCGCCCGGGTCCACTCCGCCGACCCCGAACTCACCCGTATCACCGGCGCGCAGGACCCCTCCGGTGTTCCCGTGACCATCAGCGCGCCCGTGCCGCCGCAGCCGCACCGTGCGGGCAAGCCCGCCCGTCGCCCCGCCAGGAGCCGTCGGCCCCGCCGCTGA
- a CDS encoding phosphatase yields MGHMPIPSAVPSRAELIDHLVRTRIAGDVATPRENNLSHYRKLANGDRHYWLGLELGDRWTDEQDVLAVMAERCGVVDDPQHRSGQDTIDPELTIGALDRMASVLRKAAEANERVLFATGHPGGLLEVHRATAAALRAAGCEIVEIPGGLQADEGYVFQFCDVAMLERGATLWHTHSPAPMAAILDGLAHEGRPLPDLVVADHGWAGCAGQRGIDAVGYADCNDPALFLGESEGTLSVVVPLDDHVTNPRFYDAMTAYLLDAAGLTAQF; encoded by the coding sequence ATGGGCCACATGCCGATACCCAGCGCCGTGCCCAGCCGTGCCGAACTGATCGACCATCTCGTCCGTACGCGCATCGCGGGCGATGTCGCCACCCCTCGTGAGAACAACCTCTCCCACTACCGCAAGCTCGCGAACGGCGACCGCCACTACTGGCTCGGCCTGGAGCTGGGCGACCGCTGGACCGATGAGCAGGATGTGCTGGCGGTCATGGCCGAGCGCTGCGGTGTGGTGGACGATCCGCAGCACCGCTCGGGGCAGGACACCATCGACCCGGAGCTGACGATCGGCGCGCTGGACCGGATGGCATCGGTGCTGCGGAAGGCGGCGGAGGCGAACGAGCGGGTGCTGTTCGCCACCGGGCACCCGGGCGGGCTGCTGGAGGTCCACCGGGCCACGGCGGCGGCGCTGCGGGCCGCCGGATGCGAGATCGTGGAGATCCCGGGCGGGCTACAGGCGGACGAGGGGTACGTCTTCCAGTTCTGCGATGTCGCGATGCTGGAGCGGGGCGCCACGCTGTGGCACACCCACTCCCCCGCGCCCATGGCGGCGATCCTCGACGGGCTGGCCCACGAGGGGCGGCCGCTGCCCGATCTGGTGGTCGCCGACCACGGCTGGGCGGGGTGCGCGGGGCAGCGGGGCATCGACGCGGTGGGCTACGCGGACTGCAACGACCCGGCGCTCTTCCTCGGCGAGTCCGAGGGCACGCTGTCGGTGGTGGTCCCGCTGGACGACCACGTCACCAACCCGAGGTTCTACGACGCGATGACGGCGTACCTGCTGGACGCGGCGGGGCTGACGGCCCAGTTCTGA
- a CDS encoding acyl-CoA thioesterase: MNDALQGLLDLLDLEQIEEDIFRGTSDAAPLVPRVFGGQVAAQALVAAGRTVPADRLAHSLHAYFLRPGDPGAPIVYTVDRIRDGHSFTTRRVVAVQHGQPIFHLSASFQLHEDGLEHQERMPDVPDPLSLPTAEELLPRYEHLFLGPGVTERMLQARAAVDVRYVDEPPFGSVGRPREPKSQVWFRTNGKLDGAADHPLLHVCLATYVSDMTLLDSILLAHGRGGWAVGDIVGASLDHAMWFHRPFRVDDWLLYDQESPSASGGRGLAKGRIFTADGRLAVSVIQEGVMRVPRGKK; encoded by the coding sequence ATGAATGACGCACTTCAGGGCCTTCTCGATCTGCTCGACCTCGAGCAGATCGAGGAGGACATCTTCCGCGGCACCAGCGACGCCGCACCCCTCGTCCCCCGGGTCTTCGGCGGTCAGGTCGCCGCCCAGGCCCTGGTCGCCGCGGGCCGTACCGTGCCCGCGGACCGCTTGGCGCATTCGCTGCACGCGTACTTCCTGCGGCCCGGCGACCCCGGGGCGCCCATCGTCTACACCGTCGACCGGATCCGGGACGGCCACTCCTTCACCACCCGCCGGGTGGTCGCCGTCCAGCACGGACAGCCGATCTTCCATCTCTCGGCCTCCTTCCAGCTGCACGAGGACGGCCTCGAGCACCAGGAGCGAATGCCGGACGTCCCCGACCCGCTCTCCCTGCCCACCGCCGAGGAGCTGCTGCCCCGCTACGAGCACCTCTTCCTCGGCCCCGGGGTGACCGAGCGGATGCTCCAGGCGCGGGCCGCGGTCGATGTGCGGTACGTGGACGAGCCGCCCTTCGGCAGCGTCGGACGGCCGCGCGAGCCCAAGTCGCAGGTTTGGTTCCGGACCAACGGCAAACTGGACGGCGCCGCCGACCACCCCCTGCTCCACGTCTGCCTGGCGACCTATGTCTCCGATATGACGCTGCTGGACTCCATCCTGCTCGCCCATGGGCGCGGCGGCTGGGCGGTCGGCGACATCGTCGGCGCCAGCCTGGATCACGCCATGTGGTTCCACCGGCCGTTCCGGGTGGACGACTGGCTGCTGTACGACCAGGAGAGCCCCTCCGCGTCCGGCGGACGCGGGCTCGCCAAGGGCCGCATCTTCACCGCCGACGGGCGGCTGGCCGTCTCCGTGATCCAAGAAGGGGTCATGCGGGTGCCGCGCGGGAAGAAGTGA
- a CDS encoding acyl-CoA dehydrogenase family protein, translated as MRRTVFNEDHEAFRETIRDFIAAEVVPYYDEWREAGQAPREFYKKLGELGVFGIEVPEEYGGAGETSFKFNAVITEETARAGVSFGGSSVHTALCLPYLLKYANEEQKRRWLPSFVTGDMMTAIAMTEPGTGSDLAGMKTTAKLSEDGTHYVLNGAKTFITGGVLADRVLVCARTAPPTPEDRRGGISILVVDTKSEGYAVGRKLEKLGLKTSDTAELSFTDVKVPVEDLLGEEGKAFGYLAHNLPQERLGIAVGAYAQAAAAVRFATEYVRDRTVFGQPVASFQNTKFVLADCKSEVDAMQAVVDRALDAHDAGELTAADAASAKLFTTERAAVVIDRCLQLHGGYGYMMEYPIARLYADTRVNRIYGGTSEVMRSIVAKSMGL; from the coding sequence ATGCGCCGTACGGTGTTCAACGAGGACCACGAGGCGTTCCGGGAGACCATCCGCGACTTCATCGCGGCCGAGGTCGTGCCGTACTACGACGAGTGGCGGGAGGCCGGCCAGGCCCCGCGCGAGTTCTACAAGAAGCTGGGCGAGCTCGGTGTCTTCGGCATCGAGGTGCCCGAGGAGTACGGCGGGGCCGGCGAGACCAGCTTCAAGTTCAACGCCGTGATCACCGAGGAGACCGCCCGCGCCGGGGTCAGCTTCGGTGGCAGCAGTGTCCACACCGCGCTGTGCCTGCCCTACCTCCTCAAGTACGCCAACGAGGAGCAGAAGCGGCGCTGGCTGCCCTCCTTCGTCACCGGCGACATGATGACCGCCATCGCCATGACCGAGCCCGGCACCGGCTCCGACCTGGCGGGCATGAAGACCACCGCCAAGCTCTCCGAGGACGGCACCCACTACGTCCTCAACGGCGCCAAGACCTTCATCACCGGCGGCGTCCTGGCCGACCGGGTGCTGGTCTGCGCCCGCACCGCCCCGCCCACCCCCGAGGACCGCCGCGGCGGCATATCCATCCTCGTGGTGGACACCAAGAGCGAGGGCTACGCGGTCGGTCGCAAGCTGGAGAAGCTGGGCCTGAAGACCTCCGACACCGCCGAGCTCTCCTTCACCGACGTCAAGGTGCCGGTGGAGGACCTGCTGGGCGAGGAGGGCAAGGCGTTCGGCTACCTCGCCCACAATCTGCCGCAGGAGCGCCTGGGGATCGCCGTCGGGGCGTACGCACAGGCCGCGGCCGCCGTACGGTTCGCCACCGAGTACGTCCGGGACCGCACCGTCTTCGGCCAGCCGGTGGCGTCGTTCCAGAACACCAAGTTCGTGCTCGCCGACTGCAAGTCCGAGGTGGACGCGATGCAGGCGGTCGTGGACCGGGCCCTGGACGCGCATGACGCCGGTGAGCTGACCGCCGCCGACGCCGCCTCCGCCAAGCTCTTCACCACCGAGCGCGCCGCCGTCGTCATCGACCGGTGCCTCCAGCTCCACGGCGGCTACGGCTACATGATGGAGTACCCCATCGCCCGGCTGTACGCGGACACCCGCGTCAACCGGATCTACGGCGGCACCAGCGAGGTCATGCGGTCCATCGTCGCCAAGTCCATGGGTCTGTGA
- a CDS encoding SACE_7040 family transcriptional regulator translates to MSTQAPAPSRREQILKEAARLFAERGFHGVGVDEIGAAVGISGPGLYRHFPGKEAMLAELLVGISGRLLTGGKRRAAEGEGAGCAPAEVLDSLIEGHIDFALDDRPLIILHDRELDRLRDTDRKLVRSLQRQYVELWVEVVRKVYPRLAEAEARACVHAVFGLLNSTPHLGRPGALPGRAATATLLHRLALGAFDGAHGVDGAASEPKGRAAVDKESARRS, encoded by the coding sequence ATGAGCACGCAAGCACCCGCCCCGAGCCGCCGTGAGCAGATCCTCAAGGAGGCCGCCCGCCTCTTCGCCGAGCGCGGCTTCCATGGCGTCGGCGTCGATGAGATAGGCGCCGCGGTCGGCATCAGCGGCCCCGGTCTCTACCGCCACTTCCCCGGCAAGGAGGCCATGCTGGCCGAGCTGCTCGTCGGGATCAGCGGCCGGCTGCTGACGGGTGGCAAGCGGCGGGCCGCGGAGGGGGAGGGGGCCGGGTGCGCCCCCGCGGAGGTGCTGGATTCGCTGATCGAGGGGCATATCGACTTCGCCCTCGACGACCGTCCGTTGATCATCCTCCATGACCGCGAGCTCGACCGGCTCCGCGACACCGACCGCAAGCTGGTGCGCTCCCTCCAGCGGCAGTACGTGGAGCTGTGGGTCGAGGTGGTGCGCAAGGTCTACCCCCGGCTCGCCGAGGCCGAGGCCCGCGCGTGTGTCCACGCCGTCTTCGGGCTGCTCAACTCCACGCCCCACCTCGGCCGCCCCGGAGCCCTCCCGGGGCGCGCGGCCACCGCCACCCTGCTGCACCGCCTGGCCCTCGGCGCCTTCGACGGCGCCCACGGTGTGGACGGCGCGGCGAGTGAGCCGAAGGGGCGCGCCGCTGTCGACAAGGAGAGCGCGCGCAGGTCCTGA
- a CDS encoding carboxyl transferase domain-containing protein codes for MEQAPALRSGADPGSDAWKANEAGHRELAARLRERLAVARLGGGEKARARHTARGKLLPRDRVDTLLDPGSPFLELAPLAAEGMYEGQAPAAGVIAGIGRVSGREVVVVANDATVKGGTYYPMTVKKHLRAQEVALENHLPCVYLVDSGGAFLPMQDEVFPDRDHFGRIFYNQARLSGSGIPQVAAVMGSCTAGGAYVPAMSDEAVIVRGQGTIFLGGPPLVKAATGEVVSAEELGGGEVHSRVSGVTDHLAEDDPHALRIVRSIVATLPPSPMRQGSPPWPLEPSEEPAVDPAGLYGAVPVDSRTPYDVREVIARMVDGSRFAEFKAEFGTTLVTGFARIMGHPVGIVANNGILFSESAQKGAHFIELCDQRGIPLVFLQNISGFMVGRSYEAGGIAKHGAKMVTAVACTRVPKLTVVIGGSYGAGNYSMCGRAYSPRFLWMWPNAKISVMGGEQAASVLATVKRDQMEARGEEWSAEDEEAFRAPVREQYEAQGNAYYATARLWDDGVIDPLETRTVLGLALTACANAPLPGRTATEPAAPGYGVFRM; via the coding sequence ATGGAGCAGGCACCGGCGCTGCGCAGCGGCGCCGACCCGGGGTCCGACGCCTGGAAGGCCAATGAGGCCGGGCACCGCGAGCTGGCCGCGCGGCTGCGCGAGAGGCTGGCCGTGGCGCGGCTGGGCGGCGGGGAGAAGGCGCGGGCGCGGCACACCGCGCGCGGCAAGCTGCTGCCGCGCGACCGGGTGGACACCCTGCTGGATCCGGGCTCCCCGTTCCTGGAGCTGGCACCGCTCGCGGCCGAGGGGATGTACGAGGGCCAGGCACCGGCGGCGGGGGTGATCGCCGGGATCGGGCGGGTGTCGGGCCGCGAGGTGGTCGTGGTCGCCAATGACGCCACGGTCAAGGGCGGCACGTACTACCCGATGACGGTGAAGAAGCATCTGCGCGCCCAGGAGGTCGCGCTGGAGAACCACCTGCCGTGCGTCTATCTGGTCGACTCCGGCGGCGCCTTCCTCCCCATGCAGGACGAGGTCTTCCCGGACCGCGACCACTTCGGGCGGATCTTCTACAACCAGGCCCGGCTGTCCGGCTCCGGGATTCCGCAGGTCGCGGCCGTGATGGGGTCCTGCACGGCGGGCGGGGCGTATGTCCCGGCGATGAGCGACGAGGCCGTGATCGTGCGCGGGCAGGGCACGATCTTCCTGGGCGGGCCGCCGCTGGTGAAGGCGGCCACCGGTGAGGTGGTCTCGGCGGAGGAGCTGGGCGGTGGCGAGGTCCACTCCCGGGTCTCGGGCGTGACCGACCACCTGGCCGAGGACGACCCCCACGCGCTGCGGATCGTCCGCTCCATCGTCGCCACCCTGCCGCCGTCCCCGATGCGGCAGGGGTCGCCGCCGTGGCCGCTGGAGCCCTCCGAGGAGCCCGCGGTGGACCCGGCGGGGCTCTACGGGGCGGTCCCGGTCGACTCGCGCACGCCGTATGACGTGCGGGAGGTCATCGCGCGGATGGTGGACGGCTCGCGGTTCGCCGAGTTCAAGGCCGAGTTCGGCACCACGCTGGTCACGGGCTTCGCGCGGATCATGGGCCACCCGGTGGGCATCGTCGCCAACAACGGCATCCTGTTCTCCGAATCGGCCCAGAAGGGCGCCCACTTCATCGAGCTGTGCGACCAGCGCGGCATCCCTCTGGTCTTCCTTCAGAACATCTCGGGGTTCATGGTGGGCCGCAGCTATGAGGCGGGCGGTATCGCCAAGCACGGCGCCAAGATGGTCACCGCAGTGGCCTGCACCCGCGTCCCCAAGCTCACGGTCGTGATCGGCGGTTCCTACGGCGCGGGCAACTACTCGATGTGCGGCCGGGCCTATTCGCCGCGCTTCCTGTGGATGTGGCCCAACGCCAAGATCTCGGTGATGGGCGGTGAGCAGGCCGCCTCCGTGCTCGCCACCGTCAAGCGCGACCAGATGGAGGCGCGCGGCGAGGAGTGGAGCGCCGAGGACGAGGAGGCGTTCCGGGCCCCGGTCCGCGAGCAGTACGAGGCGCAGGGAAACGCCTATTACGCCACCGCCCGGCTGTGGGACGACGGTGTGATCGACCCCCTGGAGACCCGCACGGTGCTCGGCCTCGCCCTTACGGCCTGCGCCAACGCACCGCTGCCCGGCCGTACGGCCACCGAGCCCGCGGCGCCCGGCTACGGCGTCTTCCGGATGTGA
- a CDS encoding biotin carboxylase N-terminal domain-containing protein encodes MFDTVLVANRGEIAVRVIRTLRRLGVRSVAVYSDADADARHVREADTAVRIGPAPAAESYLSIERLLEAAARTGAQAVHPGYGFLAENGAFARACADAGLAFIGPPAGAIELMGDKIRAKETVRAAGVPVVPGSSGSGLTDEQLTAAAREIGMPVLLKPSAGGGGKGMRLVRDEALLADEIAAARREARGAFGDDTLLVERWIDRPRHIEIQVLADGQGHVVHLGERECSLQRRHQKIIEEAPSPLLDEATRARMGEAAVAAARSCGYVGAGTVEFIVPGADPSAYCFMEMNTRLQVEHPVTELTVSVGGRPGLDLVEWQLRVAAGEPLPFGQDEIAFAGHAVEARICAETARAAADGRVDFLPSAGAVLALDEPAGEGVRVDSGLSQGTEVGTVYDPMLAKVIAHGPDRPTALRRLRAALGSLTVLGVDTNTGFLRRLAAHPAVASGELDTGLVDRAAAQLIPAAIPEEVYATAALLRQAALEPAAPRGGGSGGRPEPGGSGLGGPAADVWVDPFSVPTGWRLGGDPAWTVHRLRVAGHPPVTVRVRGRAHDAEVRIEHADGTPAAAGATDRPGGPEGAGEGSAETSVPRTSPDSAVTGTSARTAKAEADERASAAHHAAADRRPGGARAAADTAPRVTDPRPAVDAGAGTTTAPARAGADAAWRPAADAGVTVRARLVALEEGSVLLDLGGVTHRFRHAAHGASHWLGRDGDAWRVVGHDPVEEALRGGAAAAHAGELTAPMPGTVTVVKAAVGDEVTAGQGLLVVEAMKMEHLIAAPHDGTVTELEVTPGSTVAMDQLLAVVTPHEPQQSEEPE; translated from the coding sequence ATGTTCGACACCGTCCTGGTGGCCAACCGCGGTGAGATCGCCGTGCGCGTCATCCGCACCCTGCGGCGGCTCGGGGTCCGCTCGGTCGCCGTCTACAGCGACGCCGACGCGGACGCCCGCCATGTGCGCGAGGCGGACACGGCGGTGCGGATCGGCCCCGCGCCGGCCGCGGAGAGCTATCTGTCCATCGAGCGCCTGCTGGAGGCCGCGGCGCGCACCGGCGCCCAGGCCGTCCACCCCGGCTACGGCTTCCTCGCGGAGAACGGGGCGTTCGCCCGCGCCTGCGCCGACGCCGGGCTCGCCTTCATCGGCCCGCCCGCCGGGGCCATCGAGCTGATGGGCGACAAGATCCGCGCCAAGGAGACCGTGCGCGCGGCCGGGGTGCCGGTGGTGCCGGGCTCCTCGGGCAGCGGGCTGACGGACGAGCAGCTCACCGCCGCCGCCCGGGAGATCGGGATGCCGGTGCTGCTGAAGCCCTCGGCGGGCGGCGGCGGCAAGGGCATGCGGCTGGTCCGCGACGAGGCGCTGCTCGCCGACGAGATCGCGGCCGCCCGGCGGGAGGCGCGCGGCGCCTTCGGCGATGACACGCTGCTGGTGGAGCGCTGGATCGACCGGCCCCGGCACATCGAGATCCAGGTGCTGGCGGACGGTCAGGGACACGTGGTCCACCTCGGGGAGCGCGAGTGCTCCTTGCAGCGCCGCCATCAGAAGATCATCGAGGAGGCGCCCAGCCCGCTGCTGGACGAGGCCACCCGGGCGCGGATGGGCGAGGCCGCGGTGGCGGCGGCCCGGTCCTGCGGCTATGTGGGCGCGGGGACGGTCGAGTTCATCGTCCCGGGTGCCGATCCGTCGGCGTACTGCTTCATGGAGATGAACACCCGGCTCCAGGTGGAGCATCCGGTGACCGAGCTGACGGTGTCGGTCGGCGGGCGGCCCGGTCTGGACCTGGTGGAGTGGCAGCTGCGCGTCGCCGCGGGTGAGCCGCTGCCGTTCGGACAGGACGAGATCGCCTTCGCGGGCCACGCCGTGGAGGCCCGTATCTGCGCCGAGACCGCTCGCGCGGCGGCCGACGGCCGGGTGGACTTCCTGCCCTCGGCCGGGGCCGTGCTGGCGCTGGACGAACCGGCGGGCGAGGGGGTGCGGGTCGACTCCGGGCTGAGCCAGGGCACCGAGGTCGGCACGGTCTACGACCCGATGCTCGCCAAGGTCATCGCCCATGGCCCCGACCGCCCCACCGCCCTGCGCCGGCTGCGCGCCGCCCTCGGCTCCCTGACCGTCCTCGGCGTGGACACCAACACCGGCTTTCTGCGCCGACTGGCCGCCCACCCCGCGGTCGCCTCGGGCGAGCTCGACACGGGCCTGGTCGACCGCGCGGCGGCCCAGCTGATCCCGGCGGCCATACCGGAGGAGGTCTACGCGACGGCGGCCCTGCTGCGCCAGGCGGCCCTGGAGCCCGCCGCTCCGCGTGGCGGCGGATCCGGTGGGCGCCCGGAGCCCGGCGGCTCCGGCCTCGGCGGCCCGGCCGCGGACGTCTGGGTCGACCCGTTCTCGGTGCCGACCGGCTGGCGCCTCGGCGGCGACCCCGCCTGGACGGTCCACCGCCTCCGCGTGGCGGGCCACCCCCCGGTGACGGTCCGCGTGCGCGGCCGCGCCCACGACGCGGAGGTCCGGATCGAGCACGCTGACGGCACCCCGGCAGCGGCCGGGGCAACGGACCGCCCCGGCGGGCCCGAGGGCGCGGGCGAAGGCAGCGCGGAGACCTCGGTCCCCCGAACCAGCCCCGACTCCGCCGTCACCGGCACCAGTGCGCGCACCGCGAAAGCGGAGGCGGACGAGCGGGCTTCCGCCGCCCACCACGCGGCAGCGGACCGCCGCCCCGGCGGGGCGCGTGCGGCAGCGGACACGGCGCCGCGCGTGACGGACCCGCGACCGGCCGTCGACGCGGGCGCGGGCACCACCACCGCTCCGGCCCGCGCGGGGGCGGACGCGGCATGGCGCCCGGCCGCCGACGCGGGCGTCACCGTGCGGGCGCGGCTCGTTGCCCTCGAAGAGGGCTCCGTGTTGCTGGACCTCGGTGGGGTCACCCATCGCTTCCGGCATGCCGCGCACGGCGCGAGCCACTGGCTGGGGCGGGACGGGGACGCCTGGCGCGTGGTCGGGCACGACCCCGTGGAGGAGGCCCTGCGCGGAGGCGCCGCCGCGGCGCACGCCGGGGAGCTCACCGCACCCATGCCCGGCACCGTCACCGTCGTGAAGGCGGCCGTCGGCGACGAGGTCACCGCGGGTCAGGGCCTGCTGGTGGTCGAGGCGATGAAGATGGAGCACCTCATCGCCGCCCCGCACGACGGCACCGTCACCGAGCTCGAGGTGACCCCCGGCAGCACGGTCGCCATGGACCAGCTGCTGGCGGTCGTCACCCCGCATGAGCCGCAGCAGAGCGAGGAGCCTGAGTGA
- a CDS encoding hydroxymethylglutaryl-CoA lyase, translated as MTLPMTVPAPGLPTRVRIHEVGPRDGLQNEKALVPAPVKAEFIHRLAEAGLTTIEATSFVHPKWVPQLADAEELMPLIDDVDARLPVLVPNERGLDRALALGAREIAVFASATESFAKANLNRTVDGALEMFEPVVTKAKDAGAAVRGYLSMCFGDPWEGPVPISQTVSVSRRLMDMGCDEISLGDTIGVATPGHVRELLDTLNEAGVADDRLAVHFHDTYGQALANTLAALEHGVTTVDASAGGLGGCPYAKSATGNLATEDLVWMLDGLGIETGVDIGRLTATSVWIARHLGRPSPSRTVRALSQKEI; from the coding sequence ATGACCCTCCCCATGACCGTCCCCGCCCCCGGGCTGCCCACCCGGGTCCGGATCCACGAGGTGGGCCCCCGGGACGGGCTCCAGAACGAGAAGGCGCTGGTCCCGGCGCCGGTCAAGGCCGAGTTCATCCACCGGCTCGCCGAGGCCGGTCTCACCACCATCGAGGCCACCAGCTTCGTCCACCCCAAGTGGGTGCCCCAACTGGCCGACGCCGAGGAGCTGATGCCGCTCATCGACGACGTGGACGCCCGGCTCCCCGTGCTCGTGCCCAATGAGCGCGGGCTGGACCGCGCCCTCGCGCTGGGCGCGCGCGAGATCGCCGTCTTCGCCAGCGCCACGGAGTCCTTCGCCAAGGCCAATCTCAATCGCACGGTGGACGGCGCGCTGGAGATGTTCGAGCCGGTCGTCACCAAGGCCAAGGACGCGGGCGCGGCCGTGCGGGGCTATCTGTCCATGTGCTTCGGCGACCCGTGGGAGGGCCCGGTCCCGATCTCCCAGACCGTCTCGGTCAGCCGCCGTCTGATGGACATGGGATGCGACGAGATCAGCCTCGGCGACACCATCGGCGTGGCCACCCCGGGCCATGTGCGGGAGCTGCTGGACACGCTCAACGAGGCGGGCGTCGCCGACGACCGGCTGGCCGTGCACTTCCACGACACCTACGGCCAGGCGCTCGCCAACACCCTCGCCGCGCTCGAGCACGGCGTGACCACCGTCGACGCCTCCGCCGGGGGCCTCGGCGGCTGCCCGTACGCCAAGAGCGCCACCGGCAATCTCGCCACCGAAGACCTCGTGTGGATGCTCGACGGCCTCGGCATCGAGACCGGGGTCGACATCGGCCGTCTCACCGCCACCAGCGTGTGGATAGCCCGGCATCTGGGCCGGCCCAGCCCGTCCCGCACCGTCCGCGCCCTCTCCCAGAAGGAGATCTGA